A single genomic interval of Lepidochelys kempii isolate rLepKem1 chromosome 13, rLepKem1.hap2, whole genome shotgun sequence harbors:
- the LOC140897217 gene encoding olfactory receptor 11L1-like: MGFSAFPELQWILFVMFLIIYLLTIATNTSIIAIVRSCPSLHCPMYVLLSNLSFLEIWYTSVTVPKMLAGLLLGNRSISVHGCITQMFFFFSMGSTEFFLLAVMAYDRYLAICHPLRYSTIMCNILCLKLSVVAWVSGFLASSVLTVAVSRLSFCGPNEIDHFFCDFVPLAKLSCSDTHLSKLVCFTLTWAIAGSSFLLTASSYSCVIWTAWRMPSESGLQKALTTCGAHIAVTGIFYGSALSMYARPPVMESSDMDKVVSFFYCVLTPLLNPIIYTLRNNMVKEALRKPMTTSGLFRA, encoded by the coding sequence ATGGGTTTCTCTGCATTCCCGGAGCTGCAGTGGATCCTCTTTGTGATGTTCCTGATCATCTACCTCCTGACAATTGCCACCAACACTTCCATCATTGCCATAGTCAGGAGTTGTCCAAGCCTCCACTGCCCTATGTACGTGTTACTCAGCAACCTCTCTTTCCTGGAGATCTGGTACACCTCAGTGACGGTGCCCAAGATGCTGGCTGGGCTTCTGTTGGGGAACAGGTCAATCTCCGTCCATGGATGCATAACCCAgatgtttttcttcttctccatggGTTCCACTGAGTTCTTCCTCCTAGCGGTGATGGCGTATGACCGCTACTTGGCCATCTGCCACCCCTTGCGCTACTCCACCATCATGTGTAACATCTTGTGCCTCAAGCTGTCGGTGGTTGCTTGGGTGTCTGGCTTCCTGGCCTCCTCCGTCCTCACCGTGGCCGTGTCCAGGCTGTCGTTCTGTGGACCCAATGAGATTGATCACTTCTTCTGCGACTTTGTCCCCCTGGCCAAGCTTTCCTGCTCAGACACGCATCTCAGCAAGCTCGTGTGCTTCACCCTGACATGGGCCATAGCCGGGAGTTCCTTCCTCCTCACCGCCAGTTCCTACAGCTGTGTCATATGGACAGCATGGCGGATGCCTTCAGAGAGTGGTCTCCAGAAAGCTCTGACCACATGTGGTGCCCACATTGCGGTCACAGGCATATTCTATGGCTCAGCCCTTTCTATGTATGCCCGGCCGCCTGTGATGGAGTCCTCTGACATGGACAAGGTGGTGTCATTCTTCTACTGTGTCCTGACCCCACTGCTGAACCCCATCATATACACCCTACGGAACAACATGGTGAAGGAGGCACTGAGGAAACCAATGACAACCTCAGGATTATTTAGGGCCTAA